The region TTATAATCACGCTGGCACCGGTTAGTTTGGGCGCTGGCATCCCGTTGTTCGGGCCGGGCGCGGTAGAAACACAGTTCAAGTTCATAAAGTCAGAATCGTTCGAAACGGGCTTTGTGCAGGTTGTGTACGAAACGGTACCGCCCCCAACCCACTCCTGAAACAGGAAGGAGCTTCGCAACGAGGTGCCCTTTCTTCTAGTCTCCTCCTCTTTTAGGAGTGGGTTGGGGGTGGTCCAAACCGACCGTTAACTCAAACAGGCTGGTTTCCTGAATCGGAAAATCGTAAGTTTACAGCCTTAACAGCAGCCGCGCTGGCGGTTCGATAAAGCCGATGATTTTCCTCGCTTAAAAACCTACGCGGTTTTTACTTCTTCTCTGGTTTCTGCCACCAGCCCATACGTCGCCTACGACGTCACTGGCGCATTGGGCAGCTAGTCTCATAGTTACCTCATTCATACACTGTCAACAGGCTTGGTCTGTTGCACTTTCCTTTTGTTTCAATGACCAAATTCTTTCGGTTATTCCTGGCCGCATTGCGCGGTACAGAAACCAATTTTACAACCGGCAGCATCAATCGGGCTATCTTCCTGCTATCCGTTCCCATGATTCTGGAAATGGTGATGGAGTCGCTGTTTGCCGTTGTCGACGTCTTTTTTGTCGCCAAAATCGGTACGGAAGCCATCGCTACGGTAGGGCTTACCGAGTCGGTGCTGACCATCGTTTATTCCATTGCCATTGGTCTCAGTACAGCCGCCACGGCGCTGGTATCCCGGCGGGTAGGGGAGAACAATCCGCGCGGAGCCGGTACGGCGGTGGGGCAGGTGATGCTGGTATCCCTGACGATGGGGGTTCTGATGGGCGGAGCCGGCTTTTTCTTTGCCGAAAACATCCTGCGGCTGATGGGGGGCGAAACGCGGCTCATCGCCAACGGCGTTGGGTTTACCCGCATGATTTTTGCCAGCGCTCCGGCCATTGTACTGCTCTATACACTGAGCGGCTGCTTGCGCGGGTCGGGCGATGCATCCGTTGCCATGCGGTCGCTGTGGCTGGCCAACGGGGTAAACATCGTGCTCTGTCCGGTCTTTATCTTCGGGCTGGGACCCGTTCCGGAATTGGGGGTAATGGGTTCGGCGGTGGCAACGACCATTGGCCGGACTGTGGGCGTACTGTACCAGCTCTACGCCCTGACGCGGGTAAAAGGCGTTATTCAGGTGTTACGGGCCGATATGGCACCCGACACGGGCATTATTCGTAACCTGCTGAGCATAGCTGTTGGAGGGACCAGCCAGTTTCTGGTCGGGTCGGCCAGCTGGATTTTCCTGACTCGTATCCTCTCTACGTTCGGGAGTGATGTTGTGGCCGGGTATACCATTGCCATCCGCATCATTGTATTTACGATTCTGCCCTCGTGGGGACTGGCCAATGCCGCTGCCACCCTGGTGGGACAAAATCTGGGGGCCGGTCAGCCCGAACGTGCCGAAACGTCGGCCTGGCGGGCGGCTTTCTGCAACATGCTCTTTCTGGCGGCCGTTGGTGTAGGTTTTTTTCTGGCCGCAACACCCATTGTCGGTCTGTTCGACAATAACGTTCGCGTGGTCGAGGTAGCCGTCGAGTGTTTGCGGGTATTTTGCCTGGGTTACCTATTCATGGCCTACGGCATGGTACTCAGCCAGTCGCTCAACGGGGCTGGCGACACCCGCACGCCTACCCTTATTAACATCGTGTGTTTCTGGGTCGTTGAAATTCCGCTGGCCTACATACTGGCGCATACCCTGAACTGGGGGCCTCCGGGGGTATTCTGGTCGGTGGCTATTAGCGAAACGCTGCTGGCGGGTGTGGCGATCTGGGTGTTCCGCCAGGGGCGCTGGAAAACCGTAAAGGTTTAGACGTTGTTTGAGTTAATCGCTTTTGGCTCAAATCGCTAAATCAAACAACTTCTTAGCGTGGAAGGTGGTAAAATAACAATCGGTGACAGGCAAGTGAATGTCTTGCCTGCCACCGATTGTTCTGGTTTATTTCTGCTGAGACAGGAATGTGATCAGCGAAGCAAATTCATCGTAAGACAACGCATTGGCCAGGCCCGTAGGCATCATGGACGAGTCCAGTTCTTTGCGGCTCAGCACGTCGGCCTTTTTGATGGTGTATACCTGGCCCGTAATGTCGCGCATAACCAGTCGGGTAGCCGATTCTTCGGTCACGAATCCGGTATAGCTCTTGTTGCCTTTCGCCGTGACGGACACGGAGGCAAAGCCCTGCGATATGGATGCGTTTGGTTTGAGAATGGATTCGGCAATCTGTTCCCGATTCATGATCGACCCGATCTGCCCCATAAACGGCCCTTTCATCGTTTCGCTTTTCGAAAGACTGTGGCAGGCTACGCAACCCTGCTGCGTGAACAGGGTCTTACCCAGTGCGGCATCGCCCGGCAGTTTGGCCATTGCCAGCATAACGTCTTCGATGGACGCTTCGCCCACCTGTCCCTTCTTACTCCGGATTTTCTCCAGATCGACCTTATTTTCCTGCTGAACGACTACCGGCTCTTCTACGCCCAACTCGGCAATATCGAGCCGAAGCCGACTGTTCATATCGGTAAAAAACTGCTTGTCGCCAGCTTGCTGCCATTCGGTCAGTAACAGGGCTTTGATCGCGGGCGAGGATTCCCAAACGATTGATTTGTAATAAGGACCGTGCGTATCGGGGCGGGTACTCCACCACCACGAGGCATCGTAAGGCGCTTCCTGCTTGTATAAACGCCCCAAAGTAGTGAGGATCTGGCTTTTGAGGTTGGCGTCTTTAGTCTGCCGGTAAGCACCCATCAGCCCCTCTGCTGCTTCGGGCGTGTGCATATAGCGTAAGGCCCACAGCGCCAGCGTTGCGTTGGGGGAGTTAAGAGCCTGTAT is a window of Spirosoma linguale DSM 74 DNA encoding:
- a CDS encoding MATE efflux family protein (TIGRFAM: MATE efflux family protein~PFAM: multi antimicrobial extrusion protein MatE~KEGG: mxa:MXAN_7119 MATE efflux family protein); protein product: MTKFFRLFLAALRGTETNFTTGSINRAIFLLSVPMILEMVMESLFAVVDVFFVAKIGTEAIATVGLTESVLTIVYSIAIGLSTAATALVSRRVGENNPRGAGTAVGQVMLVSLTMGVLMGGAGFFFAENILRLMGGETRLIANGVGFTRMIFASAPAIVLLYTLSGCLRGSGDASVAMRSLWLANGVNIVLCPVFIFGLGPVPELGVMGSAVATTIGRTVGVLYQLYALTRVKGVIQVLRADMAPDTGIIRNLLSIAVGGTSQFLVGSASWIFLTRILSTFGSDVVAGYTIAIRIIVFTILPSWGLANAAATLVGQNLGAGQPERAETSAWRAAFCNMLFLAAVGVGFFLAATPIVGLFDNNVRVVEVAVECLRVFCLGYLFMAYGMVLSQSLNGAGDTRTPTLINIVCFWVVEIPLAYILAHTLNWGPPGVFWSVAISETLLAGVAIWVFRQGRWKTVKV